One region of Roseovarius faecimaris genomic DNA includes:
- the irrA gene encoding iron response transcriptional regulator IrrA — translation MTPQEAARGTDWLTGAGLRPTRQRVALAALLVGDGQHRHVTAESLFSSVKDHGESVSLATVYNTLRAFCEAGLLQEVTVDGSKSYFDTNTHDHPHFYWEDEARLTDAPAEDLVISSLPDAPEGAEIASVDVVIRLRKR, via the coding sequence ATGACACCGCAGGAAGCAGCACGCGGCACCGACTGGCTGACCGGGGCAGGATTGCGCCCGACACGGCAGCGCGTGGCCCTGGCGGCGCTTCTGGTGGGCGACGGGCAGCACCGGCATGTGACCGCCGAGAGCCTGTTTTCCTCCGTCAAGGATCATGGAGAGAGCGTGTCGCTGGCCACGGTCTACAACACGCTGCGCGCCTTTTGCGAGGCTGGGCTGTTGCAGGAGGTGACGGTGGATGGCTCCAAGAGCTATTTCGACACCAACACCCATGACCACCCGCATTTCTACTGGGAGGACGAGGCGCGTCTGACCGATGCGCCGGCCGAGGATCTGGTGATTTCCAGCCTGCCCGACGCGCCCGAGGGGGCCGAAATTGCAAGCGTCGATGTGGTGATCCGCCTGCGGAAGAGATGA
- a CDS encoding phosphodiesterase, whose translation MSAGAVARLIWLSDLHFEAEGLVLGHDPRARLDAAIDHINAHFPHPETELCLITGDLVDTATEANYTELRRRLDRLQVSWVAMTGNHDARALFLKHLPQPRDQQPGFAQYEVALHGSRLICLDSLWEGEDAGLLCPARLGWLEARLKVADARPVIIFLHHPPVDLGLPMLDPDKLRNGADLMALLAQFPQVSHVCCGHVHRPVAARAGGLTVTSLRSVLYQAPAPVPAWDWDSFTPPREAPEMGVITVGDGQITIRSEQFCAYEVGGAA comes from the coding sequence ATGAGCGCGGGCGCTGTTGCGCGGCTGATCTGGCTATCCGATCTGCATTTTGAAGCCGAAGGGCTGGTTCTCGGGCATGACCCGCGGGCCCGGCTGGATGCGGCGATTGACCATATCAATGCGCATTTTCCACATCCCGAGACCGAGCTTTGCCTGATCACCGGCGATCTTGTCGATACAGCAACCGAGGCCAATTACACCGAGCTCCGGCGTCGGCTGGACCGTCTGCAGGTGAGTTGGGTTGCGATGACCGGCAATCACGATGCGCGGGCGTTATTCCTGAAGCATCTGCCGCAACCGCGCGACCAACAGCCGGGGTTTGCGCAGTATGAGGTCGCGCTGCACGGATCCCGCCTGATCTGCCTCGACAGCCTGTGGGAGGGTGAGGATGCCGGTCTGCTCTGCCCTGCGCGGCTCGGCTGGCTGGAGGCGCGGCTGAAGGTGGCGGATGCGCGGCCCGTCATCATCTTCCTGCACCACCCGCCCGTCGATCTGGGTCTGCCGATGCTGGACCCGGACAAGTTGCGCAACGGGGCGGACCTGATGGCCCTTCTGGCGCAATTTCCACAGGTGAGCCATGTCTGTTGCGGGCATGTGCACCGGCCCGTTGCGGCACGGGCGGGCGGCCTTACGGTGACCAGCCTGCGCTCGGTGTTGTATCAGGCCCCTGCCCCGGTGCCCGCCTGGGACTGGGACAGCTTCACCCCGCCGCGCGAGGCCCCGGAGATGGGGGTGATCACGGTCGGGGACGGGCAGATCACCATCCGGTCCGAGCAGTTCTGTGCCTATGAGGTGGGCGGCGCGGCATAG
- the lnt gene encoding apolipoprotein N-acyltransferase, giving the protein MSLPPLSAALMGANSFATRGRRRAILAATLLGALAALGQAPVGAWPLSVIAFAGILGLLRAAPHPRRAALIGWAAGLGYFLAALAWIVEPFLVDVARHGWMAPFALGFMAAGLALFWGGAGWLAHRAGGTALALIAAFTLAEALRGRIFTGFPWAQPGHIWVDTPLLQLAAFGGALSLTAATILLALLIWQALLGNRWALATALLVQAALLVAPSPQGPRSDEAPIVRLIQPNAAQHEKWKPEMIPVFFRRQLGFTGAPPQGNRRAPSLIVWPETAIPDLLNYATDILNVIGDIAGEATVVLGAQRIEGMRLYNSLAVLGADGALAHVYDKHHLVPFGEYVPFGDLLGRVGISGLAARTGNGYSAGPGPELIDLGPLGLALPLICYEGVFPRNISGAPARADLLLLITNDAWFGELSGPYQHLAQARLRAAEQGLPMIRVANTGVSAMIDARGAIVGALPLGKAGYADVPLPPPLPPTLYARMGDLPILLLLALGLGGAWATRRQRRPVSD; this is encoded by the coding sequence GTGAGCCTGCCACCGCTCTCCGCGGCCCTTATGGGGGCCAATTCCTTTGCCACCCGTGGCCGCCGCCGCGCGATCCTGGCCGCCACCCTTCTGGGGGCTCTGGCGGCGCTGGGGCAGGCTCCGGTGGGGGCCTGGCCGCTGTCGGTCATCGCCTTCGCGGGGATCCTCGGCCTCCTGCGGGCCGCCCCGCATCCCCGCCGCGCCGCGCTCATTGGCTGGGCCGCCGGTCTGGGGTATTTCCTGGCCGCGCTCGCCTGGATCGTCGAGCCTTTCCTTGTCGATGTCGCCCGCCACGGATGGATGGCGCCGTTTGCGCTGGGGTTCATGGCCGCAGGGCTGGCGCTGTTCTGGGGCGGGGCGGGGTGGCTTGCGCATCGCGCGGGGGGCACGGCGCTTGCCCTGATCGCGGCCTTCACCCTGGCCGAGGCGCTGCGCGGCCGCATCTTCACCGGCTTTCCCTGGGCGCAGCCCGGCCATATCTGGGTGGATACCCCGCTTCTGCAGCTTGCGGCTTTTGGCGGCGCGCTCAGCCTCACCGCCGCCACGATCCTGCTGGCCCTGCTCATCTGGCAGGCGCTGCTGGGCAACCGCTGGGCGCTGGCCACGGCCCTGCTGGTGCAGGCCGCGCTCCTGGTTGCCCCGTCGCCACAGGGGCCGCGCAGCGATGAGGCGCCGATCGTGCGCCTGATCCAGCCCAACGCCGCCCAGCACGAGAAATGGAAGCCCGAGATGATCCCGGTCTTCTTCCGCCGCCAGCTTGGCTTCACCGGCGCCCCGCCCCAGGGAAATCGGCGCGCGCCGTCGCTCATCGTCTGGCCGGAAACCGCGATCCCCGACCTGCTCAACTATGCCACGGACATCCTGAACGTGATCGGCGATATTGCGGGGGAGGCAACGGTCGTGCTGGGGGCGCAACGGATCGAGGGTATGCGGCTCTATAACTCGCTTGCCGTGCTCGGCGCGGATGGCGCACTTGCGCATGTCTATGACAAGCACCACCTCGTGCCCTTTGGCGAATATGTCCCCTTCGGCGATCTGCTGGGCCGGGTCGGCATCTCCGGCCTCGCCGCGCGCACGGGCAACGGGTATTCCGCCGGTCCGGGCCCCGAACTGATCGACCTCGGCCCCCTTGGGCTGGCCCTGCCGCTGATCTGCTACGAAGGCGTCTTTCCGCGCAATATCTCCGGTGCGCCCGCCCGGGCCGACCTGCTTTTGCTGATCACCAATGACGCCTGGTTCGGTGAGCTTTCGGGCCCCTATCAACACCTCGCCCAGGCGCGCCTGCGTGCCGCCGAGCAGGGGCTGCCGATGATCCGCGTGGCCAATACCGGCGTGTCGGCCATGATCGACGCGCGCGGCGCCATTGTCGGGGCGCTGCCGCTGGGGAAGGCGGGCTATGCCGACGTCCCCCTGCCGCCGCCTCTTCCGCCCACGCTCTATGCCCGCATGGGCGACCTGCCGATCCTGCTTCTGCTGGCGCTCGGGCTCGGTGGCGCATGGGCCACGCGCCGACAGCGCCGCCCAGTTTCCGATTGA
- a CDS encoding beta-ketoacyl synthase N-terminal-like domain-containing protein codes for MRRVVVTGLGIVSSIGTNAEEVMASLKAGTSGITANEAMIEHGFRSQVAGAIDLDVAEHVDKRTLRFMGPGAAYAHIAMTQAIADAGLEEGDIINPNTGLIAGSGGPSTSAMLAAHQVVLNTGATKRIGPFAVPKCMSSTISANLATAFQIKGMNMSITSACSTSLHCIGMAAQQVALGAQDVMFAGGGEELDWTLSCLFDAMGAMSSKYNDTPERASRAFDADRDGFVISGGGAIVVLEDLERAKARGAKIYAEVTGFAATSDGADMVAPSGEGGERAMRGALATLPEGRKVSYINAHGTSTPVGDVGEVEAVRRVFGQGTTPPISSTKSMTGHSQGATGAQEAIYCLLALQDDFIIPSINVETLDPALDPAEIATTRVDNAGLDTVMTNSFGFGGTNGSMLLSKFDG; via the coding sequence ATGCGCCGAGTCGTCGTTACAGGTCTGGGAATCGTCTCATCCATTGGCACCAACGCCGAAGAGGTCATGGCCTCGCTCAAGGCGGGCACATCCGGCATCACCGCCAATGAGGCGATGATCGAACATGGGTTCCGCAGCCAGGTCGCCGGGGCGATCGACCTCGATGTGGCCGAACATGTGGACAAACGTACCCTGCGTTTCATGGGGCCGGGGGCGGCCTATGCCCATATCGCCATGACCCAGGCCATCGCCGATGCGGGGCTTGAGGAGGGCGATATCATCAACCCGAACACGGGCCTCATCGCAGGCTCGGGCGGGCCCAGCACCTCGGCCATGCTGGCCGCGCATCAGGTAGTGCTCAACACCGGCGCGACCAAGCGGATCGGGCCGTTTGCCGTGCCCAAATGCATGTCCTCCACCATCTCTGCCAACCTCGCCACCGCGTTTCAGATCAAGGGCATGAACATGTCCATCACCTCGGCCTGTTCCACCTCGCTGCATTGCATCGGCATGGCGGCGCAACAGGTGGCGCTTGGCGCGCAGGACGTCATGTTCGCCGGCGGCGGGGAAGAGCTGGACTGGACGCTCTCCTGCCTTTTCGACGCCATGGGCGCGATGAGCAGCAAGTATAACGACACGCCCGAGCGCGCCTCCCGCGCCTTCGATGCGGACCGCGACGGGTTCGTGATCTCCGGCGGCGGGGCCATCGTCGTGCTCGAAGATCTGGAACGTGCGAAAGCGCGCGGCGCCAAGATCTATGCCGAGGTCACGGGCTTTGCCGCCACCTCCGACGGGGCCGATATGGTGGCCCCCTCCGGCGAAGGCGGCGAACGGGCCATGCGCGGGGCGCTGGCCACGCTGCCCGAGGGCCGCAAGGTCAGCTATATCAACGCCCATGGCACCTCCACGCCGGTGGGCGACGTGGGCGAGGTCGAGGCCGTGCGCCGCGTCTTCGGACAGGGCACGACACCGCCGATCAGCTCCACCAAGTCCATGACCGGCCACTCCCAGGGGGCCACCGGCGCGCAAGAGGCGATCTATTGTCTGCTCGCCCTTCAGGACGATTTCATCATCCCCTCGATCAATGTCGAAACGCTCGATCCCGCGCTGGACCCGGCCGAGATCGCCACCACCCGCGTCGACAATGCCGGGCTCGATACGGTGATGACCAACTCCTTCGGCTTCGGCGGCACGAACGGTTCGATGCTGCTCAGCAAATTTGATGGATAA
- the ybeY gene encoding rRNA maturation RNase YbeY has product MLTDTLIEDDRWQAPELAVLAERAALATLTHLGLDAAAYEIAILACDDARIAALNTEFRDKPTPTNVLSWPSEDRAPDTPGARPAPPSGPDPELGDIAIAYDTCAREAEAAGKSLADHTTHLIVHGVLHLLGYDHIRDQDATLMETTEVEILGKLGIANPY; this is encoded by the coding sequence ATGCTGACCGACACCCTGATCGAGGATGACCGCTGGCAGGCACCGGAGCTTGCCGTTCTGGCCGAGCGGGCCGCCCTTGCCACGCTCACCCATCTTGGCCTTGACGCCGCCGCCTACGAGATCGCGATCCTCGCCTGCGATGATGCCCGCATCGCCGCGCTCAACACCGAATTCCGCGACAAACCCACCCCCACCAACGTGCTCTCCTGGCCGTCCGAGGACCGTGCGCCCGACACGCCCGGTGCGCGCCCCGCGCCTCCCAGCGGGCCGGATCCCGAGCTGGGTGACATCGCCATCGCCTATGACACCTGCGCGCGCGAGGCCGAGGCGGCGGGCAAGTCACTTGCCGATCACACCACCCACCTCATCGTGCATGGTGTCTTGCACCTTCTGGGCTATGATCATATCCGTGACCAAGATGCCACTTTGATGGAAACAACCGAAGTGGAGATACTTGGCAAACTGGGCATTGCGAACCCATATTAG
- a CDS encoding PhoH family protein, translated as MATTELPPPETAQERVVEFPDNRLLIDLCGEFDRNLAEIETQLGVQILRRGNQLAVFGEEAATAETVDVLTALYERLEAGRSVDHADVDRELRMGGSEAETGTRDGDQLEMFKGGAIEIKTRKKLVEPRTDAQKAYVLSLFNNELAFGIGPAGTGKTYLAVAVGVSMFIEGHVDRIILARPAVEAGEKLGYLPGDMKDKVDPYMQPLYDALNDFLPAKQVAKLIEEKRIEIAPLAFMRGRTLSNAFVVLDEAQNATSMQMKMFLTRLGEGSRMVITGDRTQIDLPRGVQSGLRDAERLLRNIPSISFNYFTSKDVVRHPLVAAIIEAYEADDPTQ; from the coding sequence TTGGCCACCACCGAATTGCCACCGCCTGAAACCGCGCAGGAGCGCGTCGTCGAATTTCCGGACAACCGGCTGCTGATCGACCTCTGCGGCGAGTTCGACCGCAACCTCGCCGAGATCGAAACCCAGCTTGGCGTGCAGATCCTGCGCCGGGGCAACCAGCTGGCCGTCTTCGGAGAAGAGGCCGCCACCGCCGAAACCGTGGACGTGCTGACCGCCCTTTACGAGCGGCTGGAGGCTGGGCGCTCGGTCGATCATGCCGATGTCGACCGCGAGCTGCGCATGGGCGGCTCCGAGGCCGAGACGGGCACCCGCGACGGCGACCAGCTTGAGATGTTCAAGGGCGGGGCGATCGAGATCAAGACCCGCAAGAAACTCGTCGAACCGCGCACCGATGCGCAAAAGGCCTATGTGCTGTCGCTGTTCAATAACGAGCTTGCTTTCGGCATCGGTCCCGCGGGCACCGGCAAGACCTATCTCGCCGTCGCCGTCGGGGTCTCCATGTTCATCGAGGGCCATGTCGACCGGATCATCCTGGCCCGTCCGGCCGTCGAAGCGGGCGAAAAGCTGGGCTATCTGCCAGGCGACATGAAGGACAAGGTCGATCCCTACATGCAGCCGCTCTACGACGCGCTCAATGACTTCCTGCCCGCCAAACAGGTGGCCAAGCTGATCGAGGAAAAGCGGATCGAGATCGCACCTCTGGCCTTCATGCGCGGGCGCACGCTCTCCAATGCGTTCGTGGTGCTGGATGAGGCGCAGAACGCCACGTCGATGCAGATGAAGATGTTCCTGACGCGTCTGGGCGAGGGCTCGCGCATGGTGATCACCGGCGACCGCACCCAGATCGACCTGCCGCGCGGCGTGCAATCGGGCCTGCGCGATGCCGAACGGCTGCTGCGCAATATACCGTCGATCAGCTTCAACTATTTCACATCGAAAGACGTGGTGCGCCACCCGCTCGTCGCGGCCATCATCGAGGCCTATGAAGCTGACGATCCGACGCAATAA
- a CDS encoding enoyl-ACP reductase FabI, whose translation MTMSLTGKRGLIMGVANDRSIAWGIAKAMAEAGADLAFTYQGEAFGKRLEPLAASVGSDFMVDVDVTDDASLDAAFAALGARWPTIDFLVHAIAYSDKSELTGRFLNTSRANFKNSMDISAYSFIEVARRAHPLMVENGGTLLTLTYQGSNRVVPNYNVMGVAKAALEAATRYLANDLGPEGIRVNAISPGPMKTLAGAAIGGARRTFRHTEENAPLRANATLEAVGGTAVYLASDAGACTTGEIIRVDSGFHVLGMPQAENL comes from the coding sequence ATGACCATGTCTCTTACCGGCAAGCGCGGCCTGATCATGGGCGTCGCCAACGACCGCTCCATCGCCTGGGGGATCGCCAAGGCGATGGCCGAGGCCGGGGCGGACCTCGCCTTCACCTACCAGGGCGAGGCGTTTGGCAAACGGCTGGAGCCGCTGGCGGCCTCTGTCGGGTCGGATTTCATGGTCGATGTCGACGTGACCGACGACGCCTCTCTCGATGCCGCCTTCGCGGCGCTGGGCGCGCGCTGGCCGACGATCGACTTTCTGGTGCATGCCATCGCCTATTCGGACAAGTCCGAGCTGACGGGCCGGTTCCTCAACACTTCGCGGGCCAATTTCAAGAATTCGATGGACATCTCCGCCTATTCCTTCATCGAGGTGGCGCGCCGCGCGCATCCTCTGATGGTGGAAAACGGTGGCACGCTCCTGACGCTGACCTATCAGGGCTCCAACCGTGTTGTGCCCAATTACAACGTGATGGGGGTGGCCAAGGCCGCACTAGAGGCCGCGACGCGCTATCTGGCCAACGATCTCGGCCCCGAAGGCATCCGCGTCAACGCCATCTCTCCCGGTCCGATGAAAACCCTTGCCGGGGCCGCCATCGGCGGCGCGCGCCGCACGTTCCGGCATACGGAAGAAAACGCGCCGCTGCGCGCCAATGCCACGCTCGAGGCGGTGGGTGGCACGGCGGTCTATCTGGCCTCGGATGCAGGCGCCTGCACCACCGGAGAGATCATCCGCGTCGATTCAGGCTTCCATGTGCTGGGGATGCCACAGGCCGAAAACCTTTAG
- a CDS encoding c-type cytochrome, whose product MLSRCLVSTVLLAGLAGWAISSGEGRAQEVADPHQIYESQCAGCHAPHARELVTETLDMADGVLISRRSGQPVASVLRQGHGGLSETQIDVMVWLLRDIRLSDQTFYRKCATCHVTMRELARTYLRLDAEDQVVGRYTGTDIAAFLPGHGRLAPDEVPEMLAKMRSHLGISD is encoded by the coding sequence ATGCTCAGCAGGTGCCTTGTTTCGACCGTTCTTCTGGCGGGTCTGGCCGGATGGGCGATCTCTTCGGGAGAGGGGCGCGCCCAGGAGGTGGCCGACCCTCACCAGATTTACGAAAGCCAATGCGCGGGCTGTCATGCGCCGCATGCCCGTGAGCTTGTGACCGAAACGCTCGACATGGCCGACGGGGTGCTGATCAGCCGCCGCAGCGGTCAGCCTGTCGCGTCCGTGCTGCGCCAGGGGCATGGCGGCCTGAGTGAGACCCAGATCGATGTGATGGTCTGGCTTCTGCGGGATATCCGCCTGTCTGATCAGACCTTCTATCGCAAATGCGCCACCTGCCATGTCACCATGCGCGAGCTGGCGCGTACCTACCTGCGGCTCGATGCGGAGGATCAGGTTGTTGGGCGGTATACCGGCACGGATATCGCGGCATTCCTGCCCGGCCACGGCAGGCTTGCGCCAGATGAGGTGCCCGAAATGCTGGCCAAGATGCGCAGCCACCTGGGCATCAGCGACTGA
- the miaB gene encoding tRNA (N6-isopentenyl adenosine(37)-C2)-methylthiotransferase MiaB, with protein sequence MADPKKLYIKTYGCQMNVYDSERMAEALGGAGYVETQSPDDADMILLNTCHIREKAAEKVYSELGRFKGLKAEKPDLKIGVAGCVAQAEGEEIMRRQPLVDLVVGPQSYHRLPELEARAQGGEKALDTDFPVDDKFDTLRHRPKAKRGPTAFLTVQEGCDKFCAFCVVPYTRGAEVSRPAARIIEEAQDLVERGVREITLLGQNVNAYHGAGEGGDWSLARLIWALNEIDGLERIRFTTSHPNDMSDDLIEAHGTCEKLMPYLHLPVQSGSDKILKRMNRAHTAESYIRLIERIRDARPDILLSGDFIVGFPEETEEDFQATMQLIREVRYGYAYSFKYSTRPGTPAAERPLVDDAEASDRLYRLQALITEQQRAAQDAMVGRTVKVLFEKPGRLPGQMVGKSDYLHAVHVADPALSVGDIAEIEIIESGANSLSGRRAG encoded by the coding sequence ATGGCCGACCCCAAGAAGCTCTACATCAAGACATATGGCTGTCAGATGAACGTCTATGACAGCGAACGTATGGCCGAGGCGCTTGGCGGGGCAGGGTATGTCGAAACCCAGAGCCCCGATGACGCGGATATGATTCTGCTCAACACCTGTCACATACGCGAAAAAGCTGCCGAAAAGGTTTATTCCGAGCTGGGCCGCTTCAAGGGGCTCAAGGCCGAAAAACCTGACCTCAAGATCGGCGTCGCGGGCTGTGTCGCCCAGGCCGAGGGCGAGGAGATCATGCGCCGCCAGCCGCTCGTCGATCTGGTTGTCGGCCCGCAAAGCTATCACCGCCTGCCCGAGCTGGAGGCGCGCGCGCAAGGCGGCGAGAAGGCGCTCGACACCGATTTCCCGGTCGATGACAAGTTCGACACCCTGCGCCACCGCCCGAAAGCCAAACGCGGACCGACCGCGTTTCTGACCGTGCAGGAAGGCTGTGACAAGTTCTGCGCCTTCTGCGTGGTCCCCTATACGCGCGGGGCCGAGGTAAGCCGCCCCGCCGCGCGGATCATCGAAGAGGCGCAGGACCTCGTCGAACGCGGCGTGCGCGAGATCACTCTTCTGGGCCAGAACGTGAATGCCTATCACGGCGCGGGAGAGGGGGGAGACTGGTCGCTCGCCCGCCTCATCTGGGCGCTCAACGAGATCGACGGGCTGGAACGGATCCGGTTTACCACCTCGCATCCCAACGACATGTCCGACGATCTGATCGAGGCGCATGGCACTTGTGAAAAACTCATGCCCTACCTGCACCTTCCCGTGCAGTCAGGCTCTGACAAGATCCTCAAGCGCATGAACCGCGCCCATACCGCCGAAAGCTACATCCGCCTGATCGAGCGCATCCGCGACGCGCGCCCCGATATCCTTCTGTCGGGCGATTTCATCGTCGGCTTCCCGGAAGAGACCGAAGAGGATTTCCAGGCCACCATGCAGCTCATCCGCGAGGTGCGCTATGGCTATGCCTATTCGTTCAAATATTCCACCCGTCCCGGCACCCCGGCGGCCGAACGCCCGCTGGTGGACGACGCCGAGGCCAGCGACCGGCTTTACCGCTTGCAGGCGCTCATCACCGAGCAGCAGCGCGCCGCGCAGGACGCGATGGTGGGCCGCACCGTGAAGGTTCTCTTTGAAAAACCCGGCCGCCTGCCGGGGCAGATGGTCGGCAAGTCGGATTATCTGCATGCGGTGCATGTGGCCGATCCCGCCCTTTCCGTGGGCGACATCGCCGAGATCGAGATCATCGAAAGCGGCGCCAATTCGCTGTCCGGTCGGCGCGCGGGCTGA
- a CDS encoding hemolysin family protein, with amino-acid sequence MNDSSDGSSNAAQRAQPDGPEDRPEAEDEQGGFFRRLFGGVMGPSDDPHDEMHSSESDTPGRTRPGLGNLSRMVVEDVAIPKADIVAIAADITKADLVKVFRDSGLTRLPVYEGTLDTPIGFVHLKDFALRHGFNGSGADFSLSKMLRPLLFVPPSMPIGVLLQKMQTDRRHMALVIDEYGGVDGLLTIEDVIEQVVGEIEDEHDIDEGHYWTEEAPGIFIALAKTPLEEFEAALGLSLTDHDEVDDEEIDTLGGLVFMLLGRVPVRGEVVEHPTGVTIEVLEADPRRIKRLRLRHPDRARG; translated from the coding sequence ATGAACGACAGCAGCGACGGATCCTCTAACGCAGCGCAGCGCGCGCAGCCCGACGGGCCAGAGGACAGACCAGAAGCCGAAGACGAGCAGGGCGGGTTTTTCCGCCGCCTCTTTGGCGGGGTCATGGGCCCTTCCGATGACCCTCACGACGAAATGCACAGCTCCGAAAGCGACACGCCGGGCCGGACGCGTCCCGGCCTGGGCAATCTCTCGCGGATGGTGGTCGAGGACGTGGCGATCCCCAAGGCCGATATCGTGGCCATCGCCGCCGACATCACCAAAGCCGATCTCGTCAAGGTATTCCGCGACAGCGGCCTCACGCGCCTGCCGGTCTATGAGGGCACGCTGGATACGCCCATCGGCTTCGTGCACCTGAAGGATTTCGCGCTCCGGCACGGCTTCAACGGCTCGGGCGCGGATTTCTCGCTTTCCAAGATGCTGCGCCCGCTGCTTTTTGTGCCGCCGTCGATGCCGATCGGCGTTCTGCTCCAGAAAATGCAGACCGACCGGCGGCATATGGCGCTGGTGATCGACGAATATGGCGGGGTGGATGGTCTTCTGACCATCGAGGACGTGATCGAACAGGTCGTGGGCGAGATCGAGGACGAGCACGACATCGACGAAGGCCATTACTGGACCGAGGAAGCCCCGGGCATCTTCATCGCGCTGGCCAAGACCCCGCTGGAAGAGTTCGAAGCCGCGCTCGGCCTGTCGCTCACCGATCATGACGAGGTCGATGACGAAGAGATCGACACGCTGGGCGGGCTGGTCTTCATGCTGCTGGGCCGGGTGCCGGTGCGCGGCGAGGTGGTGGAACATCCGACCGGGGTGACGATCGAGGTGCTCGAGGCCGATCCGCGCCGGATCAAGCGCCTGCGCCTGCGTCATCCCGACCGCGCGCGCGGGTAG
- the fabA gene encoding bifunctional 3-hydroxydecanoyl-ACP dehydratase/trans-2-decenoyl-ACP isomerase: protein MADYPTSFDRDDLLKCARGELFGPGNAQLPEPPMLMMDRITDISGDGGAHGKGHVVAEFDITPDLWFFDCHFPGNPIMPGCLGLDGLWQLTGFNLGWRGWQGRGYALGVGEVKLTGMVRPDRKMLTYKVDFTKAIQTRRLTMGVADGIVEADGEVIYQVKDMKVALSES, encoded by the coding sequence ATGGCCGACTATCCGACCAGTTTTGACCGCGACGACCTGCTGAAATGCGCCCGGGGCGAGCTTTTCGGCCCCGGCAACGCGCAACTGCCCGAGCCGCCGATGCTGATGATGGACCGCATCACGGATATCTCCGGCGATGGCGGTGCGCATGGCAAGGGGCATGTGGTGGCCGAGTTCGACATCACCCCCGATCTTTGGTTTTTCGACTGCCACTTCCCCGGCAACCCGATCATGCCCGGCTGTCTGGGCCTTGACGGGCTCTGGCAGCTCACCGGCTTCAACCTGGGCTGGCGCGGCTGGCAGGGGCGTGGCTACGCCCTGGGCGTGGGCGAGGTGAAGCTCACCGGCATGGTGCGCCCTGACCGCAAGATGCTGACCTACAAGGTGGATTTCACCAAGGCGATCCAGACCCGCCGCCTGACCATGGGGGTGGCCGACGGCATCGTCGAGGCCGATGGCGAGGTGATCTATCAGGTCAAGGACATGAAAGTGGCGCTCAGCGAAAGCTGA
- a CDS encoding OmpA family protein, whose amino-acid sequence MTSSTGGCRILGAIAAIALGVTGLAETAAAQEVVGEQYIPTIWVDPDGCEHWVMDDGVEGYMTPHTNRQGIPVCRRGNVCGVVNTDQMFATDSAHISAAGKQRLKEFFQSAGATSYIITGHTDSRASDAYNMDLSLRRANSVARVAKASGARIADVRGYGERMPKASNNSAAGMAQNRRVEIICIR is encoded by the coding sequence ATGACAAGTTCAACTGGTGGGTGCCGCATTCTCGGTGCGATCGCCGCCATCGCGCTGGGAGTGACCGGACTGGCCGAAACTGCGGCGGCGCAGGAGGTGGTTGGCGAACAGTATATTCCGACCATCTGGGTCGATCCCGATGGCTGCGAACACTGGGTGATGGATGACGGTGTCGAAGGCTACATGACCCCCCACACCAACCGTCAGGGCATCCCGGTCTGCCGCCGGGGCAATGTCTGCGGCGTGGTCAATACCGATCAGATGTTCGCCACCGACAGCGCCCATATCTCGGCCGCGGGCAAACAGCGTCTGAAAGAGTTCTTCCAGTCCGCCGGGGCGACCTCCTATATCATCACCGGCCATACCGACAGCCGCGCGTCGGATGCGTATAACATGGACCTGTCGCTGCGCCGCGCCAATTCCGTGGCCCGCGTCGCCAAGGCCAGCGGTGCGCGGATCGCCGATGTGCGCGGCTATGGCGAACGGATGCCCAAAGCCTCCAATAACAGCGCCGCGGGCATGGCCCAGAACCGCCGCGTCGAAATCATCTGCATCCGTTAA